A region of the Prosthecobacter dejongeii genome:
AGCTCCAGGCCCAGTTCATCTCCGACCGCCTTCCGCCCCAGGGCAAGCTTCGTCTCATCCGCATCTATGGGGCAAAGACGGATAACAACGCCGTGCTCTTCAAGCAGGGCCAGGACAACATCCTGAACCCTCTCATCCAGTCCGGCCGCATCGAGGTTGTCTTTGAAGATTGGGCCGAAGACTGGAAACCCGAGAACGCCAAAAAGATCACCAACGCCGCCATCACCAAAGCCGGGCAGGGGATTGATGCCATCCTCGCCAGCAACGATGGCACCGCAGGCGGAGCCATCCAGGCTTTGATCGAAGAAGGCCTCGCTGGCAAAGTCATCGTCACTGGCCAGGATGCCGATCTCGCCGGCTGCCAGCGCATCGTCGCAGGCACCCAAACGATGACTGTTTATAAACCCCTCAGTGTCCTCGCCAAGCAGGCCGCAGACCTCGCCGTCAAGCTCGCCTCCCGCCGCCCCATCATTGCCAAAGAAGAAAGCGACAATGGCAAAGTCAAAGTCCCCTCCGTCTTCCTGCCCATCCATTCAGTGACGAAGGAAAACCTCCGCGAAACTGTCGTCAAAGACGGCTTCCGCTCCGCCAAAGACGTTTACGGCGAGTAACCTACCAGTGATTATAACAAACTCAAAGTTAGGCCCTGTATCCGCCTAGACACACTTTCAAAAGACCTGCATCGAGAACCCGGTAAAAACATATCGCTGCCGCAATTCTTCCCGTGACAGCAGCTCGCGTCCCCGCAGTGGATCTCCCACCACTAATTTCCCAGTTTTATCCTCGCCTAGTAAGGCAATGAAGTGCCCTGTATTTCCGAACCTCACACCGACCATGGCTACAGTTGGATCGTTTTTTGATTCCCTCGGTTCCATCACAGGCGTAGCTGATAAAAACAAGGGCTCATCCGTGGAGAGTTGAAACTTTACCTGCAATCCCCTTTGCCGAATGGCCCGTGCCAGATACCAAGCCTCCGTTCCGCTTGTGTAAGAATGGGCTTCTTCAGCAATCACGGCTTCGGTCACAATGATCCCATGATGGCGCAATAGGCTTGCTGTGGAGGCTGCACCACAAGTCGAATATGTGCTTTGCCGGCAAACCTTTCCATCCCATTGATCACGCAGGGCCCCTTCATGGAATGGCCCCAAAAAGGGTTTCACGAAAGGCACGGTTACAAACAGTACCACTAGCAGCAATGACAGTATGCGGCTGATAGGCCCTACCAGACTGGCCACGACTCCTCCGGCAATACCGATCAAGATAAGACAGGCTTCGATGCGCGGCCAGGACCGGAACTCATAATACCAGGCTGGCACCTCCACCACATGCGCGTAATAGGCCGCAAAGCTGGCTCCAGGAAGCGCTAAAACTAAAGTTGTTAGTGTCCAAACAACTCGCTTTTTAACTGGTATTCTCTTCGCCGCCCCATAGCTCACGAAAAATGCCAGAAGAGCAAAAGTCGCACAAATAAGGCCTAACCAGTTGGGAAACATAAAGGAGGAAGGCTCATCCTGCGCAGAAGCAGCTTACACCGCCAAGCTCAAAGACAAGAACCTACCTTTTTTAAGCCTATCCTTAGATGTCTTTCACCTTTTCCCGCACGGCTTCCAGGCTCGTCTGCTTCAGCACGATTTTCCCATCGGGTCCGATCAAATAAAATGTCGGAAAGTTGCGGAGATTGAAGAGGGTGGTGATGGGACCGGAGGTGGTGCCATCAGACCAATTGCGAAAGTGCACGTTGTAATCGGCATAGGCTTTGCGCGCCTCTTCAGGAATGTCGGTGTTGATGCCCAGTACGATGATGGGTTTTTCCTTCATATCCGTGACAAACTGATTCACCATAGGCAACGCACTGTGGCAGGCATGACACCAGCCCCCCCAAAAGATCAACATCACATGCTGGCCACGATGATCGCTGAGTTTGAAGGACTGACCCTCCAGATCCTTTCCCTCAATTTCGGGTGCCGGACTGCCAACGGAAAGATTGCCCATTTCAAAAAGCATCCGCCCGGCTTGGTCAGCAATCGGGAAACCTTGAATGGTCACCTGACCATGGGTAGCGACGATTTCTTGGAAACAATCCATCGCTCGTGTCTTGGCCACTTCCGCTTCGGAGGGAGAAAGTGCTGCATCAAAACGCCTAAAATACTGCATGCCCAGCGCATACAAAGCCGCCGCTTTTTCTTCGGGGTACGGGTTTTTTTGCTGAATCGCCTCCAGAATCGGCTCGACTTTATCCAGGGGCTGAAACTCCAAAGCCTTTACCGCTGGGGCAATGCCCTGAAGGCTAACATGAGTGGTGGCCAAGAGCGAAAGGGCTGTTTGAGATTCAGGAAAGGCCGCTGCCTGAGTAAGAAGCCAAACAATGCCCGTCGTGCTGCCCGGATCCCCGGGTGCTGCCTGCACAAGCGCCAGAACCCGGGTAGCATATGGGGCTGCACTGGGGATGGTGGACCGATGCTGCGCACGCTCTTCTTCCGTTTTGGCGGCGATTATTTTTTGAGTGTTTGCGCGGACACTAGTCTCGTATTCATCAATGATGCTTCGCACCTGCTGCTGCACTGTCTGCGCTTGTAGTGAAGAAAAGAACGTTAGGCCAAAAGCGAGGAAGACGAGGCATTTCATAACACAAGGCTGAGCACGGAAGAGAAGACTCTTAGAACGAGAATTTAATTTATGGTAATTATAAGGAATTGCAAATTGAAAGTGAACTTAACCTTAACGATTTGAGCCCCACTGAACTCTATGCGATGAAACAGGAATGAAGATTTTGGCCGCAATGTCAGGAGGGGTGGACAGCAGTGTCGCTACGGCACTACTCGTCCAGGAAGGGCATGAGGTGGTGGGGGCCTACATGAAAAACTGGATCAACGAAGAAAACATCGTGGGGCATTGCCCGTGGGAGGAAGACATCGTGGATGCACGTGCGGTGGCGGATCAACTCGGCATCGAGTTTCACGTCGTGAATCTCATGCGTGAATATCGCGAGCGCGTGGTCAAATACCTCCTGGAAGGTTACCAGGATGGCATCACGCCAAATCCTGATGTGATGTGCAATCGCGAAATGAAATTCGGTGTTCTCTGGGACTGGGCGAAAGAGCGCGGATTTGATGCCATCGCCACCGGGCATTATGCGAAGAAAGGCTCAGATGAGCTGTCCATCCTGCGTGGGGCCGACCCCAACAAAGACCAGACCTATTTCCTGGCGATGATGAAGCCGGAGCAGGTCCACATCTCCCGCTTTCCCATCGGCCACCTTTTAAAACCTGAGCTTCGGGAGGAAGCCCGCAAACTGGGACTTAAAACTGCTGACAAAAAAGACAGCCAAGGCATCTGCTTCATTGGTGAAGTGAAGATGGAAGACTTCCTGCGCACTTTTGTAGAGGATAAACCCGGCCCCATTGTGAATCTGGAAGGCAAGGTGCTGGGCGAACATCGCGGCCTGCATCTCTACACCCTCGGCCAGCGCAAAGGTATCGGCGTCGCCAGCAACCTCTATAAGCAGGCCTACGTGGTCGTCGCTAAACATCACGAAAAAAACGAGCTCGTCATCGCCATCGAGCGTCCGGATACTCCGCTCCTATGGGCGCGCAAATGCACTCTTACGGGCCTTTCCACCACCGGCTTGCCATTCGATGCCCCTCGCCTCCTTCAGGCCCAGCCCCGCTACCGCTGCCCCGCAGGAGATGCCGAATTCCGTCCCCTGGGCGATGGAAGGGCAGAGCTCATCTACGCCCAGCCTCAGCGCGCCCTCACCCCCGGCCAGATCTGCGCTCTTTACGAAAATGATCGTTTGTTAGGTGGAGCGGTGTTCGAGCACATTGACTACGAGTCCTAGCCCCTTGTATTTGTCCTCATTCATGATAGACCTTGGGTCAGGAAGTTCGGTCCCATCTTGGCCATTCTTTTGGCCCTCATCATCTCACTGGCAGGAGTGTCCATGATGGCAACGACTTGGCTCGGCTTTGAGAAAGGGGAAATCAAAATCGAGGGCAGACGCAATTCTCATCTCTACCAAAAGGCCAAAGATCCCATCGCCTATTGGATGACTATTTCAGTGAAAGGTGTCTTGGGCTGCGGCCTTTGCGGCTTCAGCATCAGAATACTCCGCCGTTCCTTGCGCTCCCGTTAGTCTGGTAGCCCACACAGTTCTCTGTATAGGGAGCAGCCTTGAAATCCTCATCACTCTCCACCCCGCGAGACCAAGAAATCCACGATGGTCTCCGCTAGGGTGCTACTGATCCCGGGCACCTTCGAGATCTCCTCTGGGGTCGCTTTGCGTAGCCGCGCCACCGAGCCAAATTTCTTCAACAGCGTCGCTTTGCGCGCTTGGCTCACCCCCGGGCAATCATCCAGCAGGCTTTCCTCCACCCGTTTGCCTAACAAAAGTTGGTGATATCCGTTGGCCCATCGGTGGGCCTCATCGCGGATGCGTTGTAGCAGCTTCAGCGCCCCCATCTCATGCGGCAGCACCAGCGGGTCCGGCTCATGCGGCCGATAGATTTCCTCGCGCTCTTTCGCCAGGCCGATGATCGGCAGATCAGAAAGCCCCAGCCGCTGCAGCTCCTTCATCGCCATGCCGAGTTGTCCCTTGCCACCATCCACGATGACCAGATCCGGCAGCCGGACGAATTTCTTCTTTTTTTCAGACGGCAGCTCCGGCAGCTTCGCAGATTCCAGTCGGCGCATCATCTCCAGCGGTGTTTCCTGGGAGTAGTCCGCCTCCTCGCCCATCACTTCTCGGCCCTCCAGCAGGATGCGCGAAAATCGGCGGCGGATCACCTCCGCCATGCTGATGAAGTCATTCTGCCCCGTCACCGCGCGGATGCGGTAGCGGCGGTAGTTGGCATTGTCCGGCGTACCATCCTTGAAGCGCACCATGCTGGCCACGCAGTGCGCTGTGCCGATGTTCGCAATGTCAAAGCACTCCATCACCAGCGGCGGTTTGCCCAGGCCCAGGGCCTCCTGCAGCTCCTTCACATCCGCCATCGGGTCCAGGGTGGAGATCACCTTCGCCCGCGCCCCGCGTTGGAAGCTGCGCGTCGGGCTCAGCGTCTTCTTCAGGTCCTCCACCATGTCCCGCAGCTCAGCCGCCTTTTCAAAGTCCAGCTTCATCGCCGCCTTCTGCATCTCCTCCTCCAGCAGCGAGACCAGGTCCTTTGTCCCTTTCCCATCGAGGAAGGAACACGCCTGCTCCATGCGCTGCCGGTACTCTTCCACGCTCACCCGCCCGATGCACGGCGCGCAGCAGTTCTTGATGATGTCGTTGGAGCAATGTTTGTAGTCCTGCTCATCCGGGCGGATGGGGCGGCAGACCCGCAGACCAAACTTCTTGTTAAGCCAGTTCAGCGTCGTGCGCAGCGCACCCGAATGGGCAAACGGCCCAAAGTAGCGCGCCCCGTCATCCCGCTTCATTCGCGTCAGGGTGAACTTGGGAAAGTCGTCCTGCAGATTCACCCGCACCATTAGGAAGCGTTTGTCATCGCGGAAGCTGATGTTGTACTTCGGCCGGAATTCCTTGATCAGCTTCCCCTCCAGCAGAAGCGACTCCGGCTCATTGCGCACCTGGTGGATGTCGAAATCCCAGATGCTGGCGATCAGTGCCCGCGTCTTCCGGTCCACCAGCTTGGAGCGCGCCGGGGTAAAGTAGTTCGACAACCGCTTGCGCAGGTCCCGCGCCTTCCCCACATAGATCACGCTGTTCAGTCGGTCCCGCATCACATACACCCCCGGCGTGTGGGGCACATCACGCAGTTTCGCCATCAGGTCAGGTTTGGATCGGGGGTCAGGCACTATATGAGGAAAGCTATCGTTTGTGGACAAAGTCAATGGCGCTGCGATCAAACTTACCTTGCAAAAATAAAGAATTGTTTGAAAAGACGAATTTTGCTCAAAATTAACGAGGGAGTGCTAGGTAGGGATGCCTTTGTCTTGAGCTAGAGGACCGTGCAAGATGGTGTGGAAAAAAAGGTTTCACGATCTTCTATCATTTGAAGCGTGCGCACCTCTAGTATTCATGCGTATCATATTCTTGAATCACTGCCCCAACCCATGTCTGCGACACCCATTCCTGCCCAGCCACCGGAAAAGCTCACCGGCATTCATATCGGCAAGACCAAGCACTCGGCCGCTGGTGTGCCGGCCGTGGCGAATTCCCTGAAGCATGTGTACGGAAGCAGCGGCCTTCTGCGCGGCACCTCGGCCATGCTGAAGCTGAACCAGACAGGGGGCTTTGACTGCCCGAGCTGCGCCTGGCCCGACCCGGAAGATCACCGCAGCGCCTTTGAGTTTTGCGAAAACGGGGCGAAGGCGATTGCCTCTGAAACCACCAAGAGCCGGGTCACTCCGCAGTTCTTTGCTGACAACAGCGTGGCCGAGCTTTCCGAGTGGAGCGATTACGAGATGGACCAGGCCGGGCGCATCACCCATCCCATGATTTTGAGGGAAGATGCAACCCATTATGAGGAGATTTCCTGGGACGATGCCTTCAGCCTCATCGGGCAGGAGCTGAATGCGCTGGCCTCGCCCGACGAGGCAGTGTTTTATACCTCAGGCCGCGCCACCAATGAGGCGGCTTTTTTGTACCAGCTTTTTGTTAGGCATTTCGGCACGAACAATCTGCCTGACTGCTCCAACATGTGCCACGAATCCAGTGGCGCGGCCCTGGGCCAAAGCGTGGGCGTGGGGAAGGGGACGGTGACCCTGAAGGACCTGGAGACGGCCGAAACCATCCTCATCATGGGCCAGAACCCAGGGACGAACCACCCGCGCATGCTCAGCAGCCTGCAGCGCGCGGTGGAAAACGGGGCCACCATCATCGCGGTGAACCCGATGAAGGAAGCGGGCCTCACCGGCTTCATGCACCCGCAGCAGGTGAAAGGCGTGCTGGGCATGTCCACCCCCCTGGCGAAACACTTTCTTCAAGTGAACCTGAATGGCGACCAAGCCTTGCTCAAGGGCATCGCGAAGACTCTCGTGGAAGATGGCAGCCTGGATGAAGGATTCCTGGCCGAACATGTCCAAGGTTTTGAGCCCTATCGTGAGCATCTGCGCGGGCTTGATTGGGCGGAGTTGGAAAAGCTGTCTGGCATCCAGCGCGATGTCATGCAGCTGGTGGCCCGCCAAGCTGCCAGCGGTCAGCGCAAGCTCATTACCTGCTGGGCCATGGGGTTGACCCAGCACAAAAATGCCGTGGCCACCATCCAGGAGGTGGTGAACATCCACCTCATGCTGGGGGCCATTGGTCGCGAAAGCGCAGGCCTCTGCCCCGTGCGCGGTCACAGCAATGTGCAGGGAGACCGCACCATGGGCGTCTTTGAGAAGATGCCGGAATGGTTCATGGACAACTTGGAAAACGTCTTCCAGTTCCCGGTGCCCCGTCATCATGGCTGGGATACGGTGGCGGCCATTCAGGCCATGCATGAAGGTCGTGGCAAAGTGTTCTATGCCCTCGGTGGAAACTTCCTCCAGGCCACGCCGGACACCGAATTCACCGGCGAAGCCCTGCGCCGCTGCCATCTCACGGTCCATGTTTGTACCAAGCTCAACCGCAGCCATTTGGTCACTGGGCGCATCGGCTTGATCCTGCCCTGCCTGGGGCGCAGCGAGTGGGAAGTGCGCGGCGACCTCACCCAATTTTGCACCGTGGAAAATAGCATGAGCGTGGTGCACTCTTCGCATGGTCACCTGGAGCCCGCTTCACCGCATCTGCTGAGCGAGCCTGTCATCGTCGCCCGCACGGCAGCCGCCACGCTAGGCGCAAGATCAAAGGTGGACTGGGCCGCATTGGCGGAGGACTACGACCGCATTCGCGACCTCATCGAGCGTGTGGTTCCAGGCTTTGAGGACTTCAACAGCCGCATTCGTGAACCCGGCGGTTTTTATCTGCCAAACACCGCCCGCCAGCGCATCTGGAAAACCCGCAGCGGCAAGGCCGAGATCCATACTCACGACCTTCAAGTCCTGGTGCCTGGGCCGGGCCAGCTTGTCCTGCAAACCTTCCGCAGCCATGACCAGTTCAATACGACCGTCTATGGTCTAAATGATCGTTACCGTGGCATCGGCAATGAGCGCCGGATCATCTTCATGAATCCTCAGGACATGAAGGACCGTGGCATCGGGCCGCTGGAGCCGGTGGACATCACCAGCCATTTCAAAGGCGAAACAAGGCATGCCCCGCGTTTCCTCGCCGTGCCCTACGATCAGCCGCCCGGCAATTGCGCCGCCTACTTCCCAGAGGCGAACGTACTCGTCCCCATCGGCAGCTTTGCTGACGTCAGTCTCACCCCCACTTCCAAGAGTGTTTTGGTTACCATCCAACGTTCTGCTTAATATCGTGTCGAACCTACCTTCTATGAAACCTGCCTTCATTGCCCTCCTTACCCTGATGACCGCCATGTCAGGAGCTGCCATCGTCGAAAAACCTGTCGAATACAAAGCAGGCGATGTCGTTTGCGAAGGCTGGCAGGCTTATGACGATGCCGTCCAGGGAAAGCGCCCCTCCATTCTCATCGTCCATCAGTGGACCGGGGTCAGTGACAATGAAAAGATGCGTGCCAAAATGCTGGCAGAGCTGGGCTACAACGTCCTCGTGGCTGATGTTTATGGCAAAGGCATCCGCCCTCAGCCCCCTGAAGCGGGTAAGGAGGCCGGCAAGTACAAAGCGAACCGCCCTCTGCTGCGTGATCGCGTGAATGCCGCCCTAGCCCTGCTCAATAAGGATGCGCAGACTGACACCTCAAAGGTGGCTTGCATCGGTTACTGCTTTGGCGGCACCGCTGCCATTGAGCTTGGTCGCAGCGGAGCCGCCGTCAAAGGCATCGTTAGCTTCCATGGCAGCTTGGATTCCCCCAATCCTGCAGACGGTAAAAACATCAAGGCCAAGGTGCTAGCCCTCCACGGTGCCGATGACCCCTTCGTCGCAGCCAAGGACCTTGCAGCCTTTGAGCAGGAGATGAAGGATTCGGGTGTGGATTTCAAACTTGTTCAATACCCAGGCGCAGTACACAGCTTTACTCAGAAAGCCGCTGGCAATGACAACAGCAAAGGGGCTGCCTATAACGAAGCTGCGGATAAAGCTTCCTGGGATGAAATGAAGGCCTTCTTTGGTCGAATCTTCGCTGAATAAAGTTCCATGAAAACACTGCGATTCCTCTCCCTCCTGGTCGCAGTGACGGCCGCAGTCTCAGCCCTTTCGGCTGAGACTAAGCCCGCCTCTGCGAGTCCCGCGCCGCTGAGCGGTTTGGTCGAAAAAGAAGCCACCGATTTCTTGCGCTTTGTCGAAAACGACGAAGGCGAATCTCTGCAAACCGCCATCGTTACCTACGTTTCACCCGCCGGAGTGAAGGTGGATCTTGTTGGGGCTGTCCACATAGCAGACAAGGCCTATTTTGATGCGCTGAACGCCCAATTTAAAACCTACGAGGCCGTGCTATATGAACTTGTGGGTCGCCCGATTGAATTGCGTGAGGATTTAAAACCTGGCGACGGCTCTGAAAAACTTCAATGGCTGGGTCAAGTTCAGGAAACCCTGCGCAAAACCCTAAAGCTCGAGAGCCAGCTTCGCGGCATTGATTATAAAGCAAAAAATTTCGTTCATGCAGACATGAGCGTGGAAGGTTTTTTTGAATCTCAGGAACAGAAAAAGGAAACCTTCATCAGCCTCTGGCTCAAAGCCATCCAGGCTCAAGCATCCCTGGATCGTAATCGTCCCCAGCCCAGCATGGTGGAACTGCTCATGATCATGCGCCAGGAAGATCCCTCCATGGATCTCAAACGCCTCGTCGGGCAAGAATTCGACAGCATGGAAAAGCTGATCATGGGTATGGAATCCAATGGCGGCACAAGCATCATCGGTGAGCGCAATCGCTTCGCCTTGGAAGTCTTGGATAAGGAAATCAAAGCCGGCAAAAAGCGGCTCGCTATCTTTTATGGAGCCGCACATTTACCCGACATGGAAAAGCGTCTTTTGGCTCAAGACTATAAGCTTCAAAAGATCGAATGGGTGAAAGCCTGGGATCTTCCCTGGGAGGAATGATCCTAGCCCAAATGAAACTGCATTTTTTTTGCTCAAAAAGCAAAACATCTGTTGCATGTTCCAGTGGCTGGCTATAATCACAGCCCTGCAAATCAGCAGCCCTGCTCGGGTGGCGGAATTGGTATACGCGCAAGACTAAGGATCTTGTGCCGAAAGGCTTAAGGGTTCGAGTCCCTTCCCGAGCACCACTCTTCTCAACAGAAAGAGTGACGCCCTCAAAACAACAAGACGAGTGGCTGGCAAGATTCCTGCGACCATTGGCGTAGTTCAACTCATGCTCACTCTTTCCGGTCCTTCCCATGGCAAACTTTGCGACGGCTATTCTCGTCGTGACTTTCTGCGTATTGGTGGCCTTGCCATGGGTGGACTTTCTCTGCCAGACCTTTTGAAGGCTGAAGCTGAGGCCAAGGCAGGGCGGAGCTTCAAATCCATCATCATGATCTATCTATGCGGCGCACCGCCGCACCAGGACATGTGGGATCTGAAGATGGATGCCCCGCTAGAGATCCGTGGCCCTTACAAGCCGATTTCAACCAATGTGGCGGGCATTCAGATCTCCGAGCATGCGCCAAGGCTGGCCAAGATGATGGACAAACTGGTGCCCATCCGCAGCATGTATGGATCTCCCACGGGGGCGCATGATTCCTTTATCTGCTACACAGGCCGCGCTCCAAATCCAGCAGGTGGGGCAGCACCGACTGGGCGGCAGGCTGATCACCCCTCATTGGGAGCCGTCGTTTCTCGTTTGAAAGGACAGGCAGATCCTGCGATGCCAGCCTTCATTGGTCTGTCGCCGAAGGCTGGCCACCCACCTTATGGGTCGCCTGGGCATCCTGGTTATCTGGGGCCTTCCCATTCCGCCTTCCGCCCCAATGGGGCCGGGGTAGAGGACCTAAAGCTGAACAACATTTCCATGAGCCGGCTAGATGATCGCCGTGCTTTGCTCACAGGATTTGACCAGTTTCGACGCGATCTGGACCACTCGGGTTTGGTGGAAGGTATGGATTCGTTTAACCAACAAGCTTTCAACGTGCTGACCTCCAGCAAGTTGCTTGATGCGCTCAACTTAGAAAAAGAGTCGCCAAAAACTCGCGAACGCTATGGCAAGGGAGATCCAAAGAACTACGGAGATGGAGCTCCGCTGAATCTCGAACACTTTCTCATGGCTCGTCGTCTTGTCGAAGCAGGCGCGCGCGTCGTGACCCTGAACTTTGGCCGTTGGGATTTCCATGATCGCAATTATCCCCAATTGCTGCGTCATTTGCCTTTGTTTGACCAAGGCATGAGTGCACTCGTGCAGGACCTCCA
Encoded here:
- a CDS encoding sugar ABC transporter substrate-binding protein, translated to MNARIALVLLSCLLSIATGLVLSRGKGDSTAKKNDSLVVGLSMDTLKEERWIGDRDLFVAKARELGAEVLVESANSDDTRQLRDVESLITRGVDALVIIPHNGAAMARAVEMAHAEGIPVLSYDRLITGADTDLYITFDNVKVGELQAQFISDRLPPQGKLRLIRIYGAKTDNNAVLFKQGQDNILNPLIQSGRIEVVFEDWAEDWKPENAKKITNAAITKAGQGIDAILASNDGTAGGAIQALIEEGLAGKVIVTGQDADLAGCQRIVAGTQTMTVYKPLSVLAKQAADLAVKLASRRPIIAKEESDNGKVKVPSVFLPIHSVTKENLRETVVKDGFRSAKDVYGE
- a CDS encoding cysteine peptidase family C39 domain-containing protein, yielding MFPNWLGLICATFALLAFFVSYGAAKRIPVKKRVVWTLTTLVLALPGASFAAYYAHVVEVPAWYYEFRSWPRIEACLILIGIAGGVVASLVGPISRILSLLLVVLFVTVPFVKPFLGPFHEGALRDQWDGKVCRQSTYSTCGAASTASLLRHHGIIVTEAVIAEEAHSYTSGTEAWYLARAIRQRGLQVKFQLSTDEPLFLSATPVMEPRESKNDPTVAMVGVRFGNTGHFIALLGEDKTGKLVVGDPLRGRELLSREELRQRYVFTGFSMQVF
- a CDS encoding redoxin domain-containing protein; this encodes MKCLVFLAFGLTFFSSLQAQTVQQQVRSIIDEYETSVRANTQKIIAAKTEEERAQHRSTIPSAAPYATRVLALVQAAPGDPGSTTGIVWLLTQAAAFPESQTALSLLATTHVSLQGIAPAVKALEFQPLDKVEPILEAIQQKNPYPEEKAAALYALGMQYFRRFDAALSPSEAEVAKTRAMDCFQEIVATHGQVTIQGFPIADQAGRMLFEMGNLSVGSPAPEIEGKDLEGQSFKLSDHRGQHVMLIFWGGWCHACHSALPMVNQFVTDMKEKPIIVLGINTDIPEEARKAYADYNVHFRNWSDGTTSGPITTLFNLRNFPTFYLIGPDGKIVLKQTSLEAVREKVKDI
- the mnmA gene encoding tRNA 2-thiouridine(34) synthase MnmA, with protein sequence MKILAAMSGGVDSSVATALLVQEGHEVVGAYMKNWINEENIVGHCPWEEDIVDARAVADQLGIEFHVVNLMREYRERVVKYLLEGYQDGITPNPDVMCNREMKFGVLWDWAKERGFDAIATGHYAKKGSDELSILRGADPNKDQTYFLAMMKPEQVHISRFPIGHLLKPELREEARKLGLKTADKKDSQGICFIGEVKMEDFLRTFVEDKPGPIVNLEGKVLGEHRGLHLYTLGQRKGIGVASNLYKQAYVVVAKHHEKNELVIAIERPDTPLLWARKCTLTGLSTTGLPFDAPRLLQAQPRYRCPAGDAEFRPLGDGRAELIYAQPQRALTPGQICALYENDRLLGGAVFEHIDYES
- a CDS encoding excinuclease ABC subunit UvrC — encoded protein: MPDPRSKPDLMAKLRDVPHTPGVYVMRDRLNSVIYVGKARDLRKRLSNYFTPARSKLVDRKTRALIASIWDFDIHQVRNEPESLLLEGKLIKEFRPKYNISFRDDKRFLMVRVNLQDDFPKFTLTRMKRDDGARYFGPFAHSGALRTTLNWLNKKFGLRVCRPIRPDEQDYKHCSNDIIKNCCAPCIGRVSVEEYRQRMEQACSFLDGKGTKDLVSLLEEEMQKAAMKLDFEKAAELRDMVEDLKKTLSPTRSFQRGARAKVISTLDPMADVKELQEALGLGKPPLVMECFDIANIGTAHCVASMVRFKDGTPDNANYRRYRIRAVTGQNDFISMAEVIRRRFSRILLEGREVMGEEADYSQETPLEMMRRLESAKLPELPSEKKKKFVRLPDLVIVDGGKGQLGMAMKELQRLGLSDLPIIGLAKEREEIYRPHEPDPLVLPHEMGALKLLQRIRDEAHRWANGYHQLLLGKRVEESLLDDCPGVSQARKATLLKKFGSVARLRKATPEEISKVPGISSTLAETIVDFLVSRGGE
- a CDS encoding FdhF/YdeP family oxidoreductase yields the protein MSATPIPAQPPEKLTGIHIGKTKHSAAGVPAVANSLKHVYGSSGLLRGTSAMLKLNQTGGFDCPSCAWPDPEDHRSAFEFCENGAKAIASETTKSRVTPQFFADNSVAELSEWSDYEMDQAGRITHPMILREDATHYEEISWDDAFSLIGQELNALASPDEAVFYTSGRATNEAAFLYQLFVRHFGTNNLPDCSNMCHESSGAALGQSVGVGKGTVTLKDLETAETILIMGQNPGTNHPRMLSSLQRAVENGATIIAVNPMKEAGLTGFMHPQQVKGVLGMSTPLAKHFLQVNLNGDQALLKGIAKTLVEDGSLDEGFLAEHVQGFEPYREHLRGLDWAELEKLSGIQRDVMQLVARQAASGQRKLITCWAMGLTQHKNAVATIQEVVNIHLMLGAIGRESAGLCPVRGHSNVQGDRTMGVFEKMPEWFMDNLENVFQFPVPRHHGWDTVAAIQAMHEGRGKVFYALGGNFLQATPDTEFTGEALRRCHLTVHVCTKLNRSHLVTGRIGLILPCLGRSEWEVRGDLTQFCTVENSMSVVHSSHGHLEPASPHLLSEPVIVARTAAATLGARSKVDWAALAEDYDRIRDLIERVVPGFEDFNSRIREPGGFYLPNTARQRIWKTRSGKAEIHTHDLQVLVPGPGQLVLQTFRSHDQFNTTVYGLNDRYRGIGNERRIIFMNPQDMKDRGIGPLEPVDITSHFKGETRHAPRFLAVPYDQPPGNCAAYFPEANVLVPIGSFADVSLTPTSKSVLVTIQRSA
- a CDS encoding dienelactone hydrolase family protein, which translates into the protein MKPAFIALLTLMTAMSGAAIVEKPVEYKAGDVVCEGWQAYDDAVQGKRPSILIVHQWTGVSDNEKMRAKMLAELGYNVLVADVYGKGIRPQPPEAGKEAGKYKANRPLLRDRVNAALALLNKDAQTDTSKVACIGYCFGGTAAIELGRSGAAVKGIVSFHGSLDSPNPADGKNIKAKVLALHGADDPFVAAKDLAAFEQEMKDSGVDFKLVQYPGAVHSFTQKAAGNDNSKGAAYNEAADKASWDEMKAFFGRIFAE
- a CDS encoding glutathione S-transferase family protein, with product MKTLRFLSLLVAVTAAVSALSAETKPASASPAPLSGLVEKEATDFLRFVENDEGESLQTAIVTYVSPAGVKVDLVGAVHIADKAYFDALNAQFKTYEAVLYELVGRPIELREDLKPGDGSEKLQWLGQVQETLRKTLKLESQLRGIDYKAKNFVHADMSVEGFFESQEQKKETFISLWLKAIQAQASLDRNRPQPSMVELLMIMRQEDPSMDLKRLVGQEFDSMEKLIMGMESNGGTSIIGERNRFALEVLDKEIKAGKKRLAIFYGAAHLPDMEKRLLAQDYKLQKIEWVKAWDLPWEE
- a CDS encoding DUF1501 domain-containing protein is translated as MLTLSGPSHGKLCDGYSRRDFLRIGGLAMGGLSLPDLLKAEAEAKAGRSFKSIIMIYLCGAPPHQDMWDLKMDAPLEIRGPYKPISTNVAGIQISEHAPRLAKMMDKLVPIRSMYGSPTGAHDSFICYTGRAPNPAGGAAPTGRQADHPSLGAVVSRLKGQADPAMPAFIGLSPKAGHPPYGSPGHPGYLGPSHSAFRPNGAGVEDLKLNNISMSRLDDRRALLTGFDQFRRDLDHSGLVEGMDSFNQQAFNVLTSSKLLDALNLEKESPKTRERYGKGDPKNYGDGAPLNLEHFLMARRLVEAGARVVTLNFGRWDFHDRNYPQLLRHLPLFDQGMSALVQDLHDRGLDKDVAVVAWGEFGRTPTVNAQGGRDHWPRVGGAMLAGGGFKTGQVIGATDRLGGEPTERGVHFGEVFATLYQFMGIDPHKNTLDDLSGRPQYLVDGWQAMPELV